The following is a genomic window from Adhaeribacter radiodurans.
GACATTATGATGCCCCAAATGGACGGTATTGCGCTTTGCCATAAGCTAAAAACGGATGAGAAGACCAGTCATATCCCTATTGTTCTGCTAACGGCTAAAGCTTCAGGAGACAGCAAAGTAGAAGGATTAGAAACTGGCGCAGATGATTACCTGACTAAACCTTTTCAGTTACGCGAACTGATGGTTCGCCTCCATAACCTGATTGAAGGTAGGCGCAAGCTCCGGGAACGCTATAGCCGGCAAGTGCGGGTACAACCCAAGGATATTGCTATTACCTCGGCCGACGAACGATTCCTGACCCGAGCAATGGTTCTCCTGGAACAGCACATCGGGGAAGTTGATTTCAGCGTGGAGAGGCTGGGCAAGGAAATTGGCATGAGCCGGATGCAGTTGTATCGCAAGCTGCAAGCACTAACCGGTCAATCGCCCAGCGATTTTATAAAAACTATGCGCCTGCAATATGCCGCGCAGTTGCTGGTAAAAAATAGTGGGACCGTTTCAGAAATTTCGTACCAGGTTGGTTTTTCCTCCCATTCCTACTTTTCCAAGTGCTTTGCCGAGCAGTACGGCAGAACCCCTTCCGAATATGTGGCCGACCAAGCTCCAACATCCTGACTTCCCTAGAATATGGGAATACCTGACTTGACTAGTGCTGGTTGATTTTTACTAAACCTTTCTGTTGCCTGGTCTGTAGGTCACCAGATAAATTATGTTACCCCATTTACAGCTTTTGTGACGTAGTTGCTAGGGGTAGTTTTTCTGAGGATGTACTTGATTTTTTATGTTACCAGATTGATAGCATCAGGGCGCTAACTGTTAGGTAGGCCTTTCCAGGTATACCTATATTTACAGCAATAGTCCACTTCCAAAAACTATTGCTATGAAATCCCGCTTCCACTCCTTTCCCATCCCTAGTTTCCATTCTTCTGAAGCTGCCTTCTGTCGAGCTAAATGGGCAAATTCTGCTGTTCAGCAACGGATCGTTAGCACTACTATCCAGCCGGTAAAGGCCTTATTCCTTACTACAAACCTCTCTTCTATTGTGCCTGCGGAAGTGGAAAGTTTTGCGGATTTAAAAGGGAACGTCTTCCAATGGATAGGCTGGTTATTAAGTTATGGGGTTGCTTATACGCTAGGTTTATACCTATTCTTTCTACTTACATTTTTTTGTGTAACCAGGCTCCGCCGCAAACAGGGAAAAAGAAAAAATAATGGCGGGTCGGTTCAAGAGGTAACAACTGAAATACACTTTAAAGAAGAAGCCCAACCGAGGCCAATAAAGATTTCTTTTAAACAGTTAAACCTACGAATAGTATTTACATCCTTATTTCTATAAAAACCCTTACCATTTGAGTGATTGGTTATCAATAGAAATCCTTTTCTTCCACTGACTAGTCAAGGCATAGTTCCACCTTATTTACTATTCTTTTCAAAGAACAAAATAGTTAAATCATATTCCCTAACCATTTATAATAACTTTCATGGCATTACAAACTTCTACCTTAACAGTACCTACGTATCGCTTGGCCGGGTGGGCAGCCATTGGAAGTGGACTAATTGGTATTGCGGCCTTTGGATTTTTGCTATCGGCCGTATTAAAAGGTACTGCAACTCTGCCCCATGACGTAAGTATTATTATCCAATCTCTTTTTATGCTCCCAGTTGTCTATGCTCTTCACGCACTTGCCCGACGAGAATCTATTGACAAGAGCCGGCTGGCTCTATACCTGGGCCTGGGAGCGCTTTCGTTTATTGTTTTCATCATGTTAGCCGGATTTATTAAAAGTTTGGGCGACTTACTCTACATGGTTCCACAAGGAATCTTTGGGCTGTGGCTTATATTAATTTGTCGGCTAATGGCGGGCAAGCTCTCCCGGGCTCTTAGGTGGCTAGGAACGGCCTCTGGATTCGGCCTCATCCTTATCGCTCTATTCCTTCTTGGATATGCCCTTTTTGTTGATCCTATTATTCTCCAAGGCGGTCCACCCCCGGAGGGGTATGTTATAAAAATAAACACTGCTAACTTAATTCTCCATCAAATCCTTTGGATTGGTTCTATAATGGGCCTTCCAACCTATCCACTTTGGAGCATTTTAGTAGGTAACCTATTGTTGCGGGAGAGAAACACATTGGATGAGATATGTTTGAGATAGGCGTTCGACCCAAACCTAAAAAAAATATAAAATAAACAGCTACATGTAAATATTATGATAAATAAGATAGTACTTCCTGCCGTTGCTGACCCTTTTCATACTAGCCATGAGGTGAAAACAAACATTCCAAAATCAGGCTATGTCCGCTATTTCTTCGTGGGGATGGCTTGCCTGTTTCCCCTCCTCGTGATAACCGGTTTCCTGCCCGACTACCAGGATTTACTAAGTGGGAAAGTGAAGGTACATTGGTTTGGCCACGTGCACGGAGCCATTATGACCACCTGGTTAGCCGTATTTCTGACACAGGCCATCCTGGCAGCCAGAGGAAATCTAAAATTTCATCGGAAACTTGGTTTGCTATCTCTTGGACTAGGCATAATAGTTTGGCTTACAATGGGGGTTGTTACCTTTCGAGCCCTGATCAGCAATAATCCGCCGCTGGCTGACTCCCAATTTGATATTTTGTTTATCCAATTATACGGCCTGATCTTGTTTGGCCTTTTCTTCTCCTGGGGTATGTGGATGAGGAAAAATGCCACTTCCCACAAGCGCCTGTTGTTGCTGGCAACCCTCATTACCATGCAGGCCGCCATTGACCGCATTCGTTTCTTGCCGGGGATACACATGGCTCTATTTCCACGTTTCCTTTATTTGGATGCGCTCTTGATCCCCTTGTTCTTCTATGACTGGCTTACCCTCAGGCGTATTCACAAAACTACCTGGTTGGGTACCTTGTTTATTGTCCTCCTTCAAGTGGGCATTGTCATGGGTTGGGAGTCACCAGCGTGGCATCGGTTCTGGTTTAATAGCATTTCTCCTTTTGTGGAGCAAGTAGTGGAAGTAAAACTCAACGATGTGCAAGCGGATTTGCTGGTGGGCGACTACGGGGATAAGAATTGGCACATGACCATTAACCGCGAAGATAATAAGCTTTACCTAAAATTACCTGAACAGCCAAAATGGGAATTGGGAGCTACTTCGGATACCAAATTGTTTGTGCGAACTATCAACTGGAAGTTACTTTTTGTCAAAGGGGCAGATGGTCAGGTCACGAAGGTCGTTAATGATCAAATAGCTTTCGTATGGGAAGTAAAACGATTAAAATAATCTTAAAGAACTAGGCAATATGTCTTAAGCAACTATTGTTTTATCTGTTGTTTCCGGAAAAAGAGTATGCCACGACACGAGCATTTTACTAAGATCCGATTTTAGTCATTTTACACCATTGAACTTATAGGGCAAATAACTTTTCAGTAGCTAGAAATCATTAATAGAAGCCAGTTTTTACACCAATTAAGCTTCCCTTTTTCCGGATTATTGCTGACTAGCTGATTCTTTTACCAGTCGTTACTCTATAGTAAATCAAAGCTCCAAGACTGAATTTTCAAAATTTATTAAACTCGCTCCTTACATTCATGTAAAGTTGTTGCCAAGTAACATCGGAAGGCTCAACTTATTAAATGAGTTAAAGAAAGCGATATTTACTTTTTATCCATTCCGTATTTATAGCAATGCTACGCAGTTTTTTAAAAATTTATTTTAAAAAGTAGTCTGGTAATTATAAATTGTAGGATTACCTTATTCTATTCATTCAGTTGTTCTAGTTAGGAGACAGAGCTTCAACAGATCCATAAGTGTTGATTTACTTTTTGGTCCCCTTGCAGAAGCATCATGATAGGTGTTTGTTACCACTTTAAGATGAGAGGAGCTAAAGGAAAAAAGTCTTTCTTTTGTTTATTTTTACCAAAGTCAAATTCTAAAGTAATCCCATAATCTTTCCCTTTTGAAATCTTCACCATACTATCAGCCAGCACTATATTCATTGCCGATGATAAGTTACTGCTAGTAGTAGGAAGTGTTAATAAAACTCCGGTGATTTCTTGGAATCCCCTTATATGTGTTAAGGATTGTTTTTTTTCTATTGGATATTCTACTGGTGCGAGTGAAAAGAAAGGCATCTCAAATAACATTGGCTCATCAGGAAAGTTTTCATTAGAAGCTATGTTCGCAAATTGTTGCTTTGGAAGAAAGTTGGAGTAGTAACGCCAGCTATCCTCGAAAAGTAAAGAGGGGGCAAGGCTTTGGTGTTCATTGGTTCGAAAACACAGACCAAGGGGAGAATATGGGGTACGAGGATATTGGGATCTTTCAAACAATTTAGATTTAGCAAGAGCACTGCTTTTAATCTCTACTTCGTTAACTACCCATGCTAATTCCAAGTAAGCATTCTGAAAGAAGAAACGCCGACAAGCTGTTCCTTGTCCAGGATGCTCGTTAGGAGTACCTTCAATCAGACCAAAATCTTTAAGTGATTCTGCTAAAAGAACATGATTCTGGGTAAATAAAAATATATGGTCTAACTCCATAGGAAGCATTTTCATTGAGCCTTATTGTCAATCTAAAGTCACTATAATTTTTTAACTTACCTTTCCTTATAGTATAATCATAATTGAGTTAAAGAAAATACAGATTAAAAATAATATAAATTAGAACGCAGGAGAAAAATTTGCTTTTTACGGCATTATAAAAGCATCTGGAAAGTTTATAAAATTGCAGTATTAAATGGGCAAAATCTGCTATCTCATTATCAAAAATTTAAATTAGTTTATCTCACGAAATGACCTAAAAAAGAGAGTGGATAAAGCTTGGAAATGCTAGGTCTTTTTTGCGGCAAATCCCTCTCAAACGAGCATCTCCTAAATCAAAGAATGATTTATATTTTGAGATAAGTGAAGGGAGATAAAATTACTAAGGATGGAAAGAAAAAGGTTTTAAAAGACATTCTAAATTAAACAAGTTGGTAGGCTTATTTGAATCTCCTTAGAAAGCCAAACTAAGGCTTCAAAAAATACTTTTGTAAATGGTATAACCTGATACCAGCATTATAACTATACCCACCAGGCGCATCATTGTTTTTGGTCTTGCCTTTTTGGCCAGCACGGCTCCTACAGGGGCTGCCAGTATGCCGCCTAGTATCAAAGCCAGCACTATTTTCCAGCTATCAAGGCCGACTAACAACAAGAAAACGATGGTACTGAAAAAAGCGACAAAAAATTCAGCGGTATTCACGGTGCCAATGGTTTCCTGCGGCGTTTTCCCCTGAAATATTAGGTTAGAAGTGACGATAGGACCCCAACCCCCACCTCCCACGGCATCCAGCAAGCCGCCCGACAAACCCAGCAGCGAAACCCGTCGGACCCGCTCTTCACCAGACCGACTCCGAAAACTCTTTACCAGGATCAGACTACCCATAAGCAGCAGATAACCAGAAATGTAAGGTTTAATGGTATTGCCATCCAGCACTTCTGAAATTAAATAAGCCCCAATAACCGCACCCAAAACCCCCGGAATCACTAGCTTGAAGAAAAGCGTTCTGTTTACATTCTGCAAAAAAAGGTGCGATAAACCTGAAACTCCAGTTGTAAAGACTTCGGCCGTATGCACACTCGCCGAGGCCACCGCGGGGGAGAGGCCAAAGGTTAATAGCAACGTAGAACAGCTCACCCCATAGGCCATTCCCAGGGTACCATCTATGAGTTGAGCCAGAAAGCCGGCACCCATAATAATGAAAAACTCCTGGTTTAATGAAAAATCAGGTGGACTGGTGGAGTAATAAATTATTTTCAGAATCAGCAAAAATAAAAGGCCAATCTTCAGGACTATAATTACGGCGCTGATTTGTTTCAGGGAAAGTCTATGTAACATAGTGCTAAATCAGCTAAAAGTACATGGTTATTAGCCACGACAGTAGCCGAAGCCTGAGTTCCTTCCCCGAAAAGTCTCCGGGTATTATAGATTCGAGTAAGGATTGGGAAGTTATCTAGGAAACAGGCTAGATCGCCAACAAATTAAAAGATATTGCTTCAGAATCTCCTGGTGGGCGAAGAACACCTACAAAGGTTTTAAGGAATGCCTATATACGCAACCTTGCCAAGTTCTTAAACCATATGCCCTTCCATGAGTTCCACTAACATTGCCTTAAAATTCTCTTTTTTGTTTAAATGAGGAAATGATTCATTGGGCTCGGGTACCCCCAAAAATTTACAAAGCGGTGCCCAACCTTCACTAACATCATACACCAGTAATTTGTCGGCCGGAACATAGGCTTTAACATCGGCAATGTGCTTATCAAATA
Proteins encoded in this region:
- a CDS encoding VOC family protein, with the protein product MKMLPMELDHIFLFTQNHVLLAESLKDFGLIEGTPNEHPGQGTACRRFFFQNAYLELAWVVNEVEIKSSALAKSKLFERSQYPRTPYSPLGLCFRTNEHQSLAPSLLFEDSWRYYSNFLPKQQFANIASNENFPDEPMLFEMPFFSLAPVEYPIEKKQSLTHIRGFQEITGVLLTLPTTSSNLSSAMNIVLADSMVKISKGKDYGITLEFDFGKNKQKKDFFPLAPLILKW
- a CDS encoding sulfite exporter TauE/SafE family protein, which translates into the protein MLHRLSLKQISAVIIVLKIGLLFLLILKIIYYSTSPPDFSLNQEFFIIMGAGFLAQLIDGTLGMAYGVSCSTLLLTFGLSPAVASASVHTAEVFTTGVSGLSHLFLQNVNRTLFFKLVIPGVLGAVIGAYLISEVLDGNTIKPYISGYLLLMGSLILVKSFRSRSGEERVRRVSLLGLSGGLLDAVGGGGWGPIVTSNLIFQGKTPQETIGTVNTAEFFVAFFSTIVFLLLVGLDSWKIVLALILGGILAAPVGAVLAKKARPKTMMRLVGIVIMLVSGYTIYKSIF